One window of the Niallia circulans genome contains the following:
- a CDS encoding extracellular solute-binding protein, translating to MKKFLSVFLFLAIAMVIVGCSKGKDSGGEADGTVTIEYWQYAYKAKVDLMDELIKEFEDKNPGIKVKQTTFPYEQYNEKVATLVPAGRGPDVINLYYGWLPKYIDSGYLQPLPEDAFPVDKIESEYFSLVNAAKLDDKYWAIPTAVRTLALFYNKDLFEKAGLDPNSPPKTWDELVDYAKKLTVRENGKLETEGMAYEIGAQLNNWFYDALVYQAGGQGLSEDRKQVLWDDTPAGLEAFTYLVEFGSKHKVGESGFYTDDVTAFKTGNAAMNIDGSFRLGTLATDAPDLNYGVAPLPSYKEKATQSSFWANGITAKVEGEKLEASKKFLAFLTSDEVMERWIDEVGELPAKEAVATQDKYVNDPLYGPFIEQLPYANAQFYVDETAQRQYVIDAVNEVLLNGVSIEDAYNDFAAKSQKLYDDYWSNK from the coding sequence TTGAAAAAGTTTTTAAGTGTATTTCTTTTTCTAGCCATAGCAATGGTTATTGTTGGTTGTTCAAAGGGAAAGGATTCTGGCGGGGAAGCAGATGGTACGGTAACTATTGAATATTGGCAATATGCCTATAAGGCGAAAGTGGATTTAATGGATGAGCTTATTAAAGAGTTTGAAGATAAAAACCCAGGAATTAAAGTAAAGCAGACAACTTTTCCATATGAGCAATACAATGAGAAGGTTGCTACACTAGTTCCAGCTGGAAGAGGTCCCGATGTTATCAATTTATATTATGGCTGGCTGCCAAAATATATTGATTCAGGCTATTTACAGCCTCTTCCTGAGGATGCATTTCCAGTGGATAAAATCGAAAGTGAATACTTCTCCTTAGTAAATGCAGCAAAATTGGACGATAAATATTGGGCCATTCCGACTGCGGTTCGTACTCTTGCCCTGTTTTATAACAAAGATCTTTTTGAAAAAGCAGGCTTGGATCCAAATAGTCCGCCAAAAACATGGGATGAATTAGTAGATTATGCGAAAAAACTGACAGTAAGAGAAAACGGAAAGCTTGAAACAGAGGGGATGGCGTATGAAATTGGTGCACAGCTGAACAACTGGTTTTATGATGCTCTTGTCTATCAAGCTGGCGGTCAAGGGTTGAGTGAGGATCGTAAGCAAGTTCTTTGGGATGATACACCTGCTGGTTTAGAAGCATTTACGTATTTAGTGGAATTCGGATCCAAACATAAAGTTGGCGAAAGTGGTTTTTATACAGATGATGTAACAGCATTTAAGACAGGGAATGCGGCGATGAATATTGACGGTTCCTTCCGTTTAGGTACATTGGCGACAGATGCACCTGACTTAAATTATGGGGTTGCGCCACTGCCATCTTATAAAGAAAAGGCCACACAATCTTCGTTCTGGGCAAATGGCATTACAGCTAAAGTAGAAGGAGAGAAATTAGAAGCTTCTAAAAAATTCTTAGCGTTTTTAACAAGTGATGAAGTGATGGAACGCTGGATTGACGAGGTAGGAGAATTGCCAGCAAAAGAAGCGGTCGCAACACAAGATAAATATGTAAACGATCCATTATACGGACCATTCATCGAACAGCTTCCATATGCCAATGCACAATTCTATGTCGACGAAACAGCACAAAGACAATATGTTATTGATGCAGTGAATGAAGTGTTGCTAAATGGAGTTTCAATTGAAGATGCCTACAATGATTTCGCAGCTAAGTCACAAAAGCTCTACGATGATTATTGGAGTAACAAGTAA
- a CDS encoding carbohydrate ABC transporter permease yields MSGKNHSAVPKKTARFTLKQQKYIFVYTCLLIPLLFFISIRFLPTLYTFNIGFREWDILSEDKPFVGMDNYVALFKDEVFRKSLINTFIYVVFGVVGQLMCGLGVALLLQRINKFVGVFRAIYFIPYVTSIVAVSWVFKWILMNNGVVNDILMKFGLEAQLFLKSPDQAIYIIILTMIWQGLGFQMIIFLAGLENIPKIFYEAAEIDGADGWKKFIHITLPLLNPTIVFSAVIGSISFLQTFTQVQNMTQGGPLHSTISVVLYIYELAFQHFDMGLASAATVILFLIILVITIIQMKVLTKKFEY; encoded by the coding sequence ATGTCTGGGAAGAACCATTCTGCCGTCCCAAAAAAGACTGCTAGATTTACGTTAAAGCAACAAAAATATATCTTTGTATATACATGCTTGCTGATACCTCTTCTTTTTTTTATTTCGATTCGGTTTTTGCCAACACTTTATACATTCAACATCGGGTTTCGGGAATGGGATATTCTATCAGAGGATAAACCATTTGTAGGGATGGATAATTATGTAGCCCTTTTTAAAGATGAAGTCTTTCGTAAATCACTAATAAATACATTTATCTATGTCGTTTTTGGTGTAGTAGGACAGCTGATGTGTGGATTAGGAGTAGCGCTGCTTTTGCAAAGGATTAATAAATTTGTCGGGGTATTTCGCGCTATTTATTTCATTCCCTATGTGACAAGTATTGTTGCGGTAAGCTGGGTGTTTAAATGGATTCTAATGAACAACGGCGTTGTGAATGATATTCTCATGAAGTTTGGGTTGGAAGCCCAGCTTTTTCTTAAATCACCTGATCAAGCAATTTATATTATTATCTTAACGATGATCTGGCAAGGTCTCGGTTTTCAAATGATTATTTTCCTAGCGGGCCTTGAAAATATCCCGAAAATATTCTATGAAGCTGCGGAAATTGATGGGGCAGATGGTTGGAAAAAATTTATTCATATCACCTTGCCGTTACTAAATCCAACCATTGTATTTTCCGCAGTTATTGGCAGTATTAGTTTCTTACAAACCTTTACCCAAGTGCAAAATATGACACAGGGTGGACCACTTCATTCTACTATATCCGTTGTTCTTTATATTTATGAATTAGCCTTCCAGCACTTTGATATGGGTCTCGCTTCTGCGGCAACAGTTATCTTATTTCTGATTATTTTAGTTATCACGATCATTCAAATGAAAGTTTTGACAAAGAAATTTGAGTACTAG